One Panicum virgatum strain AP13 chromosome 3N, P.virgatum_v5, whole genome shotgun sequence DNA segment encodes these proteins:
- the LOC120665579 gene encoding peptide-N4-(N-acetyl-beta-glucosaminyl)asparagine amidase A-like — protein MPLRWPPLRRRLLLHLLLLLVPALADVPDRYSSPRPGASAGAGLGNAPAREYLDPTYPIPRPPPSAPSCVVPVLSHSFANTYGAPPATAAYAPPAGCPAPWSLVVLSFSAAIAGDQYDRVAAVWFDGAELLRTTTAEPTPDGIRWTVRKDVTRHSALLRSPPGGVLSVMLENLVNDQYTGVYNVSVSLEFHGVPPYLADAGSSSSSAGAVDSKPPTPTLPESYFQPADLILPISEATGNSIGFWFRIQNSSDSRSKLVSVPSSTYRAVLEVFVSPHSNDEFWYSNPPDIYIRENNLSTARGNAAYREVVVSVDRHFAGSFVPFPVIYTGGINPLFWQPVAALGAFNLPTYDVELTPFLGLLVDGKAHEIALSVVDGIAEWLVDANLHLWLDPASSSVSAALDRYRTPRLSITRRYSTRLLDGSFKIRAKRKSRFSGWVKSSFGNFTTEVETELETTSLVEFAQQGRNKTVRLQAEQETEVTVRSSETRKEVGKVETEAKFPLRLEMVTEDGGNGTYVMRTNLTHSLSVETDAEAEGLFERAARLADEQAAAGWMLVRDHDVLNGSAATTQAYRYSDGAGRVERAIDTLDGAVLSDNVTESYSALGVAASTSAAACCRGRRRCHGIVAAKCSDDVAAM, from the coding sequence ATGCCGCTGCGCTGgccgcctctccgccgccgcctcctcctccaccttctcctACTCCTAGTCCCGGCCCTCGCCGACGTCCCCGACCGCTACTCCTCTCCGCGCCCGGGCgcgagcgccggcgccgggctcgGTAATGCGCCCGCACGGGAGTACCTCGACCCCACCTACCCGATCCCGCGCCCCCCGCCGTCGGCGCCGTCCTGCGTCGTGCCGGTGCTCTCCCACTCCTTCGCCAACACCTACGGTGCGCCCCCCGCCACGGCGGCGTACGCGCCGCCCGCGGGGTGCCCCGCGCCCTGGTCCCTCGTCGTGCTCTCCTTCTCCGCGGCCATCGCCGGGGACCAGTACGACCGCGTCGCGGCCGTCTGGTTCGACGGCGCCGAGCTCCtccgcaccaccaccgccgagCCCACCCCCGACGGCATCCGCTGGACCGTCCGCAAGGACGTGACCCGCCACTCCGCGCTGCTCCGCTCCCCGCCCGGCGGCGTGCTCTCCGTCATGCTCGAGAACCTCGTCAACGACCAGTACACCGGCGTGTACAACGTCAGCGTCTCCCTCGAGTTCCACGGCGTCCCGCCTTACCTCGCGGACGCGggatcctcctcgtcctccgccggcgccgtcgattCCAaaccgccgacgccgacgctgcCGGAGTCGTACTTCCAGCCGGCGGACCTGATCCTTCCGATATCGGAGGCCACGGGCAACAGCATCGGCTTCTGGTTCCGTATCCAGAACTCGTCGGACTCGCGCTCCAAGCTCGTGAGCGTTCCGTCGAGCACCTACCGCGCGGTCCTTGAGGTCTTCGTGTCCCCGCACTCCAACGACGAGTTCTGGTACTCCAACCCGCCGGACATCTACATCCGCGAGAACAACCTCAGCACCGCGCGGGGCAACGCCGCGTACCGCGAGGTCGTCGTGAGCGTGGACCGCCATTTCGCCGGCTCGTTCGTCCCGTTCCCGGTCATCTACACGGGCGGCATCAACCCGCTCTTCTGGCAGCccgtggcggcgctgggcgcgTTCAACCTCCCGACCTACGACGTCGAGCTGACCCCGTTCCTGGGCCTCCTGGTCGACGGCAAGGCCCACGAGATCGCCCTCAGCGTGGTGGACGGCATCGCCGAGTGGCTCGTCGACGCCAACCTCCACCTGTGGCTGGACCCCGCCTCGTCGAGCGTGTCCGCTGCGCTCGACCGGTACAGGACGCCGCGGCTGTCCATCACCCGCCGGTACAGCACGCGGCTCCTGGACGGGAGCTTCAAGATCCGCGCCAAGAGGAAGTCCCGCTTCAGCGGGTGGGTCAAGTCGTCGTTCGGCAACTTCACGACGGAGGTGGAGACGGAGCTGGAGACGACCAGCCTGGTGGAGTTCGCCCAGCAGGGCCGGAACAAGACCGTCCGGCTGCAGGCGGAGCAGGAGACGGAGGTCACCGTCCGGTCGTCCGAGACGCGGAAGGAGGTGGGCAAGGTGGAGACGGAGGCCAAGTTCCCGCTGCGGCTGGAGATGGTGACCGAGGACGGCGGGAACGGCACGTACGTGATGAGGACGAACCTGACGCACTCGCTGAGCGTCGAGACGGACGCCGAGGCCGAGGGGCTGTtcgagcgcgcggcgcggctcgccgacGAGCAGGCCGCGGCGGGGTGGATGCTCGTGAGGGACCACGACGTGCTCAACGGGTCGGCTGCGACGACGCAGGCGTACCGGTACAGCGACGGCGCGGGGCGGGTCGAGCGGGCCATCGACACGCTGGACGGCGCCGTGCTGAGCGACAACGTGACGGAGAGCTACAGCGCCCTGGGTGTCGCGGCCTCgacctcggccgctgcttgctgccgcgggaggaggaggtgccatGGCATCGTGGCGGCCAAGTGCTCGGATGACGTCGCTGCGATGTAG
- the LOC120665580 gene encoding uncharacterized protein LOC120665580, translating to MAENLVLDGLLEVFPQVDLSTLIEVSIQFKDDIDSAADYVMQNVLPDIIIPDPSHPNPNDDLYIHGHQLAFDDTRTQLGLDPELNDTNLNSVHFDQNNNEKADNLMAKQLKESSTGLCPDVFDASTSGQNCVPEEFSSDYILADSQLHASLERTLEISASEGDMSLHDDGSPHVTLRSSYSVNLKSLDNVVADEHYKKNALMSNVAAISEMLQEVELNEEETKHAILEANQAGNDILVKVEELKEMTTLLMEDNNKVAGEIFAEKSILATEAQELQTRLFNISEETKSFVVTIDELRQLLNDRGHAVDALHGEMIGIFDCITQLKLRVDMQLPVDEPLQQAPLILSSSAVDKPLQQAPSILSDKQLQQAPSILSSSAVDKPLQQAPSILSRSAVNEPQQQVPPILAFDEDLDQVASMLSSSTFFNGIGPLQLDSSRLSSSASSASDKSLAESIAPKSSAYSVGPLQLVSSRLSSSASSASDKSLAESIAPKTCASSASELSTNLMDDELIAGVCGGDFALDDSWDVVDDEDTIVTLC from the exons ATGGCGGAGAACCTGGTCCTGGACGGGCTCTTGGAGGTGTTCCCGCAG GTTGACCTCTCGACATTGATAGAAGTTTCCATACAATTTAAGGATGACATAGATTCAGCTGCAGATTATGTCATGCAGAATGTCCTCCCAGATATTATTATCCCAGATCCCAGTCATCCAAACCCCAATGATGATTTATATATTCATG GACATCAGCTGGCATTTGATGACACAAGAACCCAGTTAGGGCTTGATCCAGAGTTAAATGATACAAATTTAAATTCTGTACATTTTGATCAGAACAACAATGAAAAGGCAGATAACCTCATGGCAAAACAATTGAAGGAATCGTCAACTGGTTTATGTCCTGATGTTTTTGATGCATCAACGTCTGGCCAGAATTGTGTACCTGAAGAGTTCAGTTCAGATTATATCCTAGCCGACTCCCAGCTACATGCCTCTTTAGAGAGGACCCTTGAAATTTCAGCTTCTGAAGGTGATATGTCACTACATGATGATGGTTCACCTCATGTGACCCTGCGATCAAGCTACTCTGTTAACCTAAAGTCCCTTGACAATGTTGTTGCTGATGAACATTACAAAAAG AATGCTTTGATGTCAAATGTTGCTGCAATAAGTGAAATGCTACAGGAGGTAGAGCTAAATGAAGAAGAAACAAAACATGCTATTTTAGAAGCAAATCAAGCTGGCAATGACATCCTTGTGAAAGTAGAAGAACTAAAAGAGATGACAACTCTTCTTATGGAAGATAACAACAAG GTGGCAGGGGAGATTTTTGCTGAAAAATCTATTCTAGCAACAGAAGCACAGGAGCTTCAAACTCGGTTGTTCAACATTTCGGAAGAAACAAAAAGCTTTGTGGTGACTATTGACGAG CTGAGACAGCTACTGAACGACAGAGGCCATGCTGTGGATGCATTGCa TGGGGAAATGATTGGAATCTTTGACTGCATAACGCAGCTTAAGCTAAGAGTGGATATGCAGCTTCCTGTTGATGAACCACTACAACAAGCTCCATTGATCTTGTCTAGCTCGGCTGTTGATAAACCACTACAGCAAGCTCCATCGATCTTGTCTGATAAACAATTACAGCAAGCTCCATCGATCTTGTCTAGCTCGGCTGTTGATAAACCACTACAACAAGCTCCATCGATCTTGTCTAGGTCGGCTGTTAATGAACCACAGCAACAAGTTCCGCCGATCTTGGCTTTTGATGAAGATCTGGATCAAGTTGCATCAATGTTGTCTAGCTCGACCTTTTTTAATGGTATTGGGCCACTGCAACTAGATTCATCAAGATTGTCTAGCTCGGCGAGTTCAGCATCAGACAAAAGTTTGGCCGAATCAATTGCACCCAAGAGCAGCGCGTACTCTGTCGGGCCACTACAACTAGTTTCATCAAGATTGTCTAGCTCGGCGAGTTCAGCATCAGACAAAAGTTTGGCCGAATCAATTGCACCCAAGACCTGCGCGTCGTCTGCTTCAGAACTGAGTACAAATTTGATGGATGATGAGTTGATTGCTGGTGTTTGTGGGGGCGATTTCGCTTTGGATGACAGCTGGGATGTAGTCGACGATGAAGATACCATCGTGACCCTATGCTAA